One Bdellovibrio bacteriovorus genomic window, TATAACCTAAATCCGCCTGTAGACCCGAGCCCTCTTTAAGATCGCCATACTCGGCACTTAAAATATAGTGCCCCTTGATGAAAAAGCCGCTGGCCCCGACATACCCCACAGAAGCCCCTAGGTTTTTACCGTCCGTCGAGTTGGATCCATTGGTGGAGTTTCTCATGGTGTAAAGCCCGCCCAGATACAGGCCATTGCCGGTCAAATACCCAAGTTTAATATCATAGATACTTACTTTCGAGTCCGAGGACGCCGTGCCACCGCCCGCAGTCACCTCGGTTGTATTGTTATACATATAGGCATTCAATGTAGCCATAACGCCGCTTGAGCTTCCCCGGGCTTGCGCCACGGATACAAAAGCAGAGGTCATCATCACCGCAGCTATCGCCAAAACTTGTAATCTCATCACAACACTCCTTGTTTATGGGTTCGCTTACCGAGTTAGTATAGCGTGCTGACAGAGCCCTTGAAACTTTTTTCCCCACTCTTCGGCATTTATTTGAGTGTCTATTTCGTCACTTATCAGGGCCATTTCAATGAGTTGTTTTTCCGTGTACTTTCTATCTTCGTGTAATAAATCGAGGATTTGCGCCTCATAGACGTCCAGTCGTTTTTCCACCACAGTCTGTTTTTTATCATCGTAAACAAAAGCATACACACCTTGGTCTCGAGATAAGACGGGATTGTGGACGCTTAAATGAATGATCTGCAAACTCGGGTTCACGTGCACGAAGCCCGCTTCGGACTTGTCCGGCTCAAACGGCTGCACCTCTATCCACGCCCACACCCACTCCCAATGAGCCAGCTCTAAAAGAGCTTTGTTCTCTGGAAACTTGGAGCGCAAAAAACCGACAAAATATCGCCAATGATCTTGAAGCAACCAACTGCTCCATTCCATTTCCTGAAGATAAGCATCCATCATGCGCGAAGCCGCGACACCTAAAGCGCTTCGCGTGCGAGGAAAAAGCCGCGCGAAAAGTTTTTTTTGTTCTTCACCAAAATCAAACGCCGGGCCTTTTTGAGTTTGTAGGGGGCGCAACCACTGCAAGGTTCTTAAAATTTCCGCGGAATAAATTCCATGCACGGAATCAGGGATGATCTCTTCGTAAGTGAGCAGAATGAATTTTTTTATTTTTTGCAGTTCTTCAATCTGATGACGCCGCAAGGCCCCGACCCCAACAATATCAATATCGCGCAAGATTAAAACTTCGCTGGCGGGAATTTCATCGATCAATGGAAAATCAAGTTGAGGCGATTTATCTATAGGCATTTTATAATTTATTATGTGAGTTTAAGAAAGAACGAGCAAGTCATGGGGTTATTGACTTGGTTTGTCAAAAAATGGAGTAGAAATACTATTGACGCCCTTTTAGAGGCGTGAAAAAACCTTGGCCATGAAATGGTTTTTTGTCCTCAGTTTTGTCCTCACCACGAGCGTCGCTTCTCTTAGCGCGGCCGCACCGTCATTTTCTGGGGAATTAAGCTTATTCCAAGAATCACTTCATATCACTCTTGCTAAGGGCCAATGCCCTCGCTACCAATTAGTTCCTAAAAACAGCATCGTGGCTCTGCATATGCGCAAGCTTGCCTCAGGCGATTTCGTTGAAGGCTCCGGCCAATTGGACGACGATCACTGCAAAGCTTTTGTTGAAAGCATTGAATACGTCGGCCTGCGCAAGCTTTTAGGTTACTGGTACAGCGAAACAGCGGGGATTATCACGGTTCGCGATTTCAGTTCCTTAAGTTTTTATCCCATGAATAAGACCTCCGACCTCAAAGACGATGCTTTAAGCAGAACGGGGGACCCTATCACTTACCGCTACAGTGTTACTCCCTCGGAAGGTAAAGAATGGGTGGTGTTTTTATCCAATGCGCAAGGCACTAGCTTTGCAACTTTGATGTTCTCAAGTAAATTTGTGACCATGAAAATTTATGACTCTGAAACCGGTTCCTTGAATCAAACCCTTCGTCTTTCTAAGTGGGGCGATTTGAAGCGATGAGCTGGTTTCACCCCATCGACAAACATCTGCTTTTTACAAAAAACGATAAAGAAGATCCGCGACTGGGCGAATGCGTCCAAGCTTTACCAAAAGTAGAACTTGATTCCCTGTCGCAAATAGATGCTGATTTCACTGTTCTAGGTTATCCCGATGATGAAGGCATTAACCTCAATGGTGGCCGGCCGGGCGCACAAGTAGCTCCTTTAGAAATTCGTCGTTACCTTTACAAAATGACTCCACATTTAAAGTGCAAAACTTTGCCACGTATTGTGGATCTTGGTGATCTTGTCGATCGCGAAAAACCTTTAGCCGAACGCCATGAGCGTGCACGCCAAGTGGTAAAAAACTTAGCACAAAACCATCGCCGCTGGATCTCTTTAGGCGGAGGTCATGATTACGGTTACTGTGATGGTGCTGGTTTCGTTGAAGCCTTTAAGGGCGATGCGGTTTTAATTAATTTTGATGCTCACTTAGATGTACGCCCGACCGACAAAGGTTTTAATTCCGGCACACCATTTTTCCGTGTGCTTTCAGAATTTAAAAATGATGTGAACTTTGCTGAAATCGGCCTCCAAAACCAATGCAATAGCCAAGCCCATTTTCGATGGGCCGAAAACCAAGGGGCCAGTCTCTTCACTTTAGATCAAGTGGCAGAGCAAGGTTTACTTGCGGTTCTAAAAAAGTTCATGGCCGGTAAAGAAAATAAAAAAGTTTTCTTAAGTGTCGATATTGATGCGTTTAACTCTATGGAAGCTCCGGGCTGCAGCCAGTCTTGGACAACAGGCTTAAAAACGGCCGAATTTATTCCGGCATTAAACTGGCTGATTGAAGCCCATGACGTTCGCGGCATGGGTGTTTACGAGGTCTCCCCGCCCTTAGATCAAGACAATCGCACAAGCAAATTAGCCGCCTTGCTCATTCATAATTTCATTTTCTCAAACCTCATGAAGGCTTAAAAATGAAACGTGGATTTGGCAGCGACAATCACTCGGGCGTTCATCCGAAAATTTTAAAATCTTTATCTGAAGCAAATATTGAACACGCTCCTTCGTATGGCACCGACGAATGGACCGAACGCGCGGAAAAATCTTTTAAAAATCACTTCGGCGAGCAGACCCAGGTGTTTTTCGTATTTAATGGTACGGCGGCCAATGTCACGGCCTTAAGAGCTTTGGCCAAACCTTATCAAGCGGTTTTTTGTTCCGACGTCGCCCATATTCACGTGGATGAATGTGGAGCCCCTGAATTTATGGCCGGACTGAAACTTTATCCATTGCGGTCAGTTAACGGCAAAATCACGGTGGAAGTTTTAGAAAAAGGCTATATCCGCCGGGGGGATCAGCACTACTCCCAAGGACAAGTCGTAAGCCTGACTCAACCCACAGAACTTGGAAGTGTCTATTCTGTGGAAGAGTTAAAAAACATTATCGCCTGGGCTAAGGAAAGAAAGATCCTGGTGCATATTGATGGCTCTCGTCTTTCCAATGCCGTGATGTATTTAAAAAAATCCTTTAAAGAACTCACGACAGATTTAGGCGTCGATATTGTTTCTTTTGGTGGAACCAAAAATGGACTGATGATGGGCGAGGCCGTCGTCATCTTAAACCAAGAACTGGCGCGCGATTTTAAATATATTCGCAAACAAAGTGCACAGCTCCCCTCTAAAACGCGCTTTATCGCTTGTCAATTTGAAGCCTATTTTAAAGACAACCTTTGGCATGATATCGCGACACATGCTCACACCAAGGCCTTAGAGCTTTACACCGCAGTCCGAGATATTACCGGCGTGTCCGTGCGCGAAGTGCCACAAAGCAACGCCGTCTTTGTGACTTTGCCCCCCGCTTGGATTAAGATTTTACGCAAAGATTATTTCTTTTATGTTTGGGATGAGCACAGTTTTGAATGTCGCTTCATGACCTCATGGGACACGCAAAGTGAAGACATCCAAGGACTTGCAAAAAAAATGAAGGAGATCCGTCCATGAAATACCCTCCGGTTCACTATCACACCTATTTAGGACTTGATCCTTTACTAACGGCCCAACACCGCAAAAGCCTTGAGTACGGAAAGCCCGCTCATGACGAAATGCTTTTCATCATCGTGCACCAAACTTACGAGCTGTGGTTTAAACAGATCCTGTTTGAATTAGATGCTGTTTTAAAAATCTTTGCCCAAAATGAAATCGCGGAAACGGACATGGGTTTTGCCTGCGCTCGTTTAGAACGTATCGTGAGCATCCTAAAACTAGTGATCGGCCAAGTGGATGTTTTAGAAACCATGACCCCGCTTGATTTTTTGGATTTCCGTGACATGCTTTACCCCGCTTCAGGCTTTCAAAGCTTCCAATGGCGCTTGATCGAAACAAAATTGGGTCTACGCACGGGCGATCGCCTGGCTTACAACCAAGCTCCGTTTTTTAAATCCTTAACTGAGGAACAACAAAAACTGATGCTAGATGTTCTTGATGAACCTTCGTTGTTCGACTCACTAGACAAGTGGCTGGCACGCACCCCTTTCTTACAATCCAAAGACTATAACTTCTGGGATTCTTATAAAAAAGCCGTGCAAACCATGTTTAACGACGACATTGAAACCGTGCGTGGGAACCCCCGCTTGACCGAGGAAGATAAAAAGAAAAACATCGAGGGCTTGCAGAACACGTTAAAAAGTTTTGATGCGCTTTTTGATGAGACGCTGTTTGAAAAATTGCGCGCCGAAGGACAGTTCCGTCTCAGTTACAAGGCTTGGCAAGCCGCCCTGTTGATTCAAGTTTATCGTGACCAACCTATTCTTCAAGGGCCGTTCCGCATCATTCGTGCGCTTTTAGATATTGATGAATCCATGACGACGTGGCGCTATCGCCACGCCTTGATGGCGATGCGCATGCTGGGGCAAAAAATTGGAACTGGGGGATCCAGTGGTCATAAGTATTTGGCCGAAGCCACCGCCAAACATAAAGTCTTTGGCGACTTCTTTAACTTAACCACATTCTTTATTCCCCGCTCTCAGATCCCGCCCTTACCTAAGGCGATCGCGGATAAGATGAGTTTTCATTATTAATGATAATTTAAAAAGCCGCTTTTAGGCGGCTTTTTTTCCTTCCACCACACTAATAAGTTCTTTCACCATCGCATGCATTTGCTTAGAACGATTTTCTAAGACATCCGCGGCGGAAGACGACTCCACGGCCGCGGCCGCATTACTTTGCGTGATTTTGTCTAATTCGTTAATGGAAAGATTGATCGAATTGACACCTTGAGCCTGTTCATGGCTGGCACTTGAGATTTCCGTATTCAAGGCGGTCAATTTTTCAATTTGTTTCACGATATCAGAGAGCATACTGCCGCTGCTTTGAACGACTGTGTGTCCTTTTTCAATCTTATCCACACTCTCACCGATAAGATCAGAAATTTCTTTCGCGGAAGTGGCACTTCTTTGCGCAAGGGCACGCACGGCTTCGGCAACCACGGCAAAACCTTTTCCCTGTTCCCCGGCACGGGCGGCTTCGACCGCGGCGTTCAAGGCCAAAAGATTTGTTTGAAAGGCAATATCATCAATGACGGTGATAATTTCCTCAATTTTCTTAGAACTTAAAGCAATTTCATCCATCGACAGGATGAGTTTATCAACTTCCTCTTTGCCATGGCGGGCCTTTTCTTGCGCTTCTTCTGCCAGGCTTTTTGCCGTGCTCGTGTGATCAGCATTGAGCTTGATCATGCTATTCATTTGTTCCGTTGCTGCCGTGGTCTGCTCGATGGAAGAAGCGGCCTGAGAGCTCGAAGCACTTAAACTTGCCGACGAGGAGGTGATATCGTGACTCGCCTCGGCCACCTCAACGCCCATATTCTGAAGTTGATCCGCAATACCAGAGAGGGACCTCATGGACTTTTTTAAGAGCATAAAGGCCAGTCCCATCGCACAGACTGAAAGACCCAAGGCCCAAGCAAGAATATTTATCGTCGCGGCGGTGGCGGCCGCCTTAATTTCCGCCTTGCTGGTCGTCAGCGCGAACACTCCATGCAATCTCCCTTCTTTCCAATTTTCCATCGGAAAACCTAAGATGTCCTTGCCATTTTTCCACGGTGATTGACTGGGTTCGCCGTGACATTTTAAACAGCCTTGGGATTCTGAAAGTCGCACGGGACGGTAGAC contains:
- a CDS encoding methyl-accepting chemotaxis protein translates to MKLSNKVLWSIAGACLICTTSAVLVSIARIHSQGEIQLRQKSEAILSRLESVRSYIASQGGLGDSINKAVTLHPDGNLPKEAKLEILKQVPIFAAMKVGAEGADKEGYAFRVFSSEPRNPDNRATAKEEEILKKFDADVDLKQFSESTDENIIVYRPVRLSESQGCLKCHGEPSQSPWKNGKDILGFPMENWKEGRLHGVFALTTSKAEIKAAATAATINILAWALGLSVCAMGLAFMLLKKSMRSLSGIADQLQNMGVEVAEASHDITSSSASLSASSSQAASSIEQTTAATEQMNSMIKLNADHTSTAKSLAEEAQEKARHGKEEVDKLILSMDEIALSSKKIEEIITVIDDIAFQTNLLALNAAVEAARAGEQGKGFAVVAEAVRALAQRSATSAKEISDLIGESVDKIEKGHTVVQSSGSMLSDIVKQIEKLTALNTEISSASHEQAQGVNSINLSINELDKITQSNAAAAVESSSAADVLENRSKQMHAMVKELISVVEGKKAA
- a CDS encoding threonine aldolase family protein produces the protein MKRGFGSDNHSGVHPKILKSLSEANIEHAPSYGTDEWTERAEKSFKNHFGEQTQVFFVFNGTAANVTALRALAKPYQAVFCSDVAHIHVDECGAPEFMAGLKLYPLRSVNGKITVEVLEKGYIRRGDQHYSQGQVVSLTQPTELGSVYSVEELKNIIAWAKERKILVHIDGSRLSNAVMYLKKSFKELTTDLGVDIVSFGGTKNGLMMGEAVVILNQELARDFKYIRKQSAQLPSKTRFIACQFEAYFKDNLWHDIATHAHTKALELYTAVRDITGVSVREVPQSNAVFVTLPPAWIKILRKDYFFYVWDEHSFECRFMTSWDTQSEDIQGLAKKMKEIRP
- a CDS encoding tryptophan 2,3-dioxygenase family protein — translated: MKYPPVHYHTYLGLDPLLTAQHRKSLEYGKPAHDEMLFIIVHQTYELWFKQILFELDAVLKIFAQNEIAETDMGFACARLERIVSILKLVIGQVDVLETMTPLDFLDFRDMLYPASGFQSFQWRLIETKLGLRTGDRLAYNQAPFFKSLTEEQQKLMLDVLDEPSLFDSLDKWLARTPFLQSKDYNFWDSYKKAVQTMFNDDIETVRGNPRLTEEDKKKNIEGLQNTLKSFDALFDETLFEKLRAEGQFRLSYKAWQAALLIQVYRDQPILQGPFRIIRALLDIDESMTTWRYRHALMAMRMLGQKIGTGGSSGHKYLAEATAKHKVFGDFFNLTTFFIPRSQIPPLPKAIADKMSFHY
- a CDS encoding formimidoylglutamase, with amino-acid sequence MSWFHPIDKHLLFTKNDKEDPRLGECVQALPKVELDSLSQIDADFTVLGYPDDEGINLNGGRPGAQVAPLEIRRYLYKMTPHLKCKTLPRIVDLGDLVDREKPLAERHERARQVVKNLAQNHRRWISLGGGHDYGYCDGAGFVEAFKGDAVLINFDAHLDVRPTDKGFNSGTPFFRVLSEFKNDVNFAEIGLQNQCNSQAHFRWAENQGASLFTLDQVAEQGLLAVLKKFMAGKENKKVFLSVDIDAFNSMEAPGCSQSWTTGLKTAEFIPALNWLIEAHDVRGMGVYEVSPPLDQDNRTSKLAALLIHNFIFSNLMKA